TGAAGAAGGCTACCTTGGTTATCCCTCTGAGGCAAGACAGCCCAGTTCTTATCCCCACTTAGTGTCTTCAACTCTCCATACACCCCACCAAGGATGAATGATGTGCTCTCTCTGTCTGAGGTTGGGTCCCAGGGCTTGGACGGAGTCATGTAATCCCCTGCACCATCCACCTTGGAGAGCTTGTTTTTGGCCAAGTCCTGTTCTTCTTTCTTGCCTTCCCAGAGGTGATACTCAGATCGCTGCACTGCTCTTTTCTGCGGTGCCTGGATAGAAACTCCTTTAGACTGCACCTCCAGGCAGCTGCAGCAAAAACTGCCCGAATCCTCCTCAAACTGCCCCTCACCAAGTTTCTCAGCCTGCTGTCTTGACAGCGCAGACTTGCCTTTTCCAATCGCCATCCAAATGTCTTTTATGATCCCTGAGCTGTAATCCTCACTTTGCCGGTTTATATTGTCAGAAAATATACCAGTGCTGTACTGCTGACTTTCATCCCCTTCTAAAGCAATTCCACAAACTGActctaatttagattttttggtAAGGGTCTGATTGGATGGTGTGCCAACACTGACCTCCTTACACTTCCTGCCAGAGTCCTCCTGCAAAAACTCCAAGATTTCATCCTCTAGATAAGTACCAgagagaggaggaaggagagaaTTAATATCACCATTGCCAATTTGAACTGTGTCCTCTGCCACAGCATTTCCTTGCTCATTGTCAGAGCGGGTCTCCTCTGAGTGAGACCACGGACTGCAGGTTCGTGTAGAGAGGTTTGAACAGTGTTCCGTTTCATCGAAGGCACTATTTTTGGTCCATATTAGCAAACGAGACTGTTTGTTTGAATGTGGGTCGAGACAGCTACTGGAGTCGGTGTTGTTTTCCTGACCAACAATGAGTGAGTCGCAGGGAAATGGAAAAGTTGGGCTGTCATACTGCAGCTCAAAAAGAGAGAAACAGGATGAGTTTATGCCAGCTACTTCACTGGTGGCTTCAGAAACGAGTGGCTCATCCAAACCCCCAGAAAGCTTGCTCAGAGTGAGAGATGCATTATCATGAGGCGAGAGCCGCACGGGAGACTCTCCTACAAAGCTTTCTCCGTCTATATCTTCTGATGTAGAAGGTGAATAACATCCCCAGACGTGAGCCATGTTTTCTAAATCCTCCATTAGAAATCCAAAAGATCCTGAAGCTTCCTGTGAATTCGCCCATATTGCACTTTTCCCTTGCTGCTCAAGGCCATCTAACACTAAACAGCATTCCGCCTCTACATCTCTTTGCTCTTCACTTTTTTGTCGAATCATGTTTAGGATTCGACTTTCTTGTATGGATTCTGAGGCACTAGTATCCAACATGGATTGATAAATGTCAACTTCATAGAAGTGAGTAAATTCTGACAGATGCTTATCATCTAAATCTCTACTATCCTCTGGCTGGGGGCAGCTTGAGGTCCCTGGGAGTTCAGCAATGCTTTCCTCTGTGTCACCAGGACCTTCAACAAAGTGTCCATCTACAAACGAGCCTGCTGCTAGATAAGCCCTCTGATAGCTCTCATTGGCAATGCAAATTCCCTGGAATCGCTCTGGCAGTCTCTCTATGTTGGCTGCCAGGGCAAAACCATCACAAGAGTCTACCTGGCTTCGATATTTTGTTTCCAGCTTGCTTTGTCTACTGTTAAAAGGTATCAAATACTCAGTTATGGGCTCAGTATACCAAAGAGGCTCCTCCATGTACTCCTTTTTGTTTCTGGCCTCGACTCCGGACTCTTTTGCTTCCACCCAGCCTGGATCCTTATGAATCTCCTTCAGCGGCCTCTTCCCCTTCTTGTAAAGCTGTGGTTGTTTCACAGCACCACCTGTGCTACCGCTCCTTCCTGTGTTTCTGCGCTCCTCTTTGTCAACAACTTTCACCTGCAGCTTTGCCTGCCCACTGTTGCGGGTTCTCCTGTTTCGTGCAGCCTCCCTGGATTTAGGCCTAATTCTAACGATCTTGCTTCTGGATGACTTGTAGTCACCCTGGTTACCACTTGAGCTTGAGCCTGCCTCACTGGAACCAGAGGACCAGGACCTGGGTCGGTATTTGGCCTCAGATCGATGTCTCATCTGCCTTTTGGAGTGAACAATGGATTTCTCCTCTGCTGCTGCACCGCCATGGTATCTGTTCTCTTTCTCCTTCTTGCTTCTTCGCTGCTGACCTCTCTCATTCATCCCAGGGGTCATGGCATTGTATGCTCCCTGGTTTTGCTCCTTTACAGCTTCACCCTCACTGTTGCAATCTTTGGGAGATGAGGTATCTGTGCTGGTCTGTGGGGCTGCAGAGGATGAAGAACTTGAGTATGTGCTGGCTTTGGCTTTATTCCAAACTGTCATGATCTCTTGGAGACAAACTGGTTTCTCTGACAAAGGAGGAAAGGCTTCATAATACCTGCAAAgcacataaaacaaaaaggtaCACATTTTACAGCGCGATAATTGAGATAAGCAGTAAGAGTAAATAAGCTACATCCAGTTTTGTGGCTTACATTTCCACCTGGTCCTTTGATGAGGGAGACTCGGCTCGCTCTGGAGACTGAGAGCCATCGCATTTCTTTTGAATATGTTTCTcctctgaaaaaacaaacaaacccacaAACGTTAAAGTTttcatccaacactgcactatTAACCTGTtacattagaaataaaaaaaaaataaaaaccaacccTTCTGTTTGTTTTGGATGTCCTTCAGTTTAGAACAAAGCTCTTCAACCAGGTTCTCAATACCAGAATTCTGTAGAAACGGAAAAAACAAGACGTATGATAATAGAAACTTGTTTCATAAACCAGTGGATAAAGCAATGATTTACTTTAAATTGTTCTAATTCTCATAGCTTAGCTGTAATTTGTTGGATCCACATCAACAgctcaagacaaaaaaaaaaaatcacaacaacaaaGCCAAATACAGACACCGCAACTATCAGAAATCTGAATGTAGATGGTAAAAAGGTCCAGACAATAACTAATCCAAAGAATCTCAAATAAAGTTTTCTTTGGAGGCACTTATTTTGTCCAATTATTGAAAAGGTGTCCAGGGTCTACATAAACTTTTAAGGGCACACCAAAATAATTTGATGtatctgtgtaaaataaaaatagagttttgtttttttggccaAAAGCTTGTCTGTTATTATGAGGTATGCATGTCCCCGGTAATAAACAGAGATTCACTTTATTCTGGTGGGTTTCTACAAGCATCTACAAACACCTAGTTATCTTGCTACTAAGCTACCTGTCCATATTACTGAGTAGAAATATGCTTTCTCTTACACTTACATAGTGGGGTTTGATGGACAGCGGAGCACGAATCAGTTATGCAGTGGAGACTTAATACCATGTTAGGTCAAACTCAGCTGTTCAAAGCAGCAAAAGTGCAGACTCAAAACTAAATAAGCTATATAATAGAAACATATtggtatatacaatataataattttctatatcaccaaattAGAAGTCTTCATACATCTTGATTCTCGATATATTACCCAGGCCTAGTAGGAAAACTATCAATCAGCTCCAAAGAGATTCTGCCAAACCGTTTAACTCCTCATGCGAGGGAGGCAGCAAAATGCTCACACTGTGTATAGTGGGGACAAGGAGCTGCTAAAAGCTAGTGGGGATATGGTTTAGAAATGaccaaaagaacaagatcacaaGTACAAGCAGCTCAAATGAGTTTTCTCCGCAGCGTGGCTGAACCTTAGAGAAAGGGTGAGGAGCTCCGTCATCTGAGAGAGACTCGGAGTAGAGCTGCTCCTCCTTCACTTTGAGAGGAGCCAGCTGAGGCAGTACAAGCATCTCGCAAGGATAAGGATCCTTGAGGCCTCCCTAGGGAGGTATGATGGGCATGTCCAGCTGGGAGGAGACCCTAAGAATGGCCTAGGACCTGGTGGAGAGATCATATCTCACAGCTGGCCTGGGAACACCTCAGGATTCCCCCAgaggagctggaggaagtgaGATGGAAGGGGACCATCTGGGCTTCTCTTATGAGGATTTTTCCCACACCACCCGAACCCAGCAGTAGCAAACAAGTAACAATAGCTTGTTACAACTTcccttaaaaaaatgacaaacctcAAACCTCTGGAACACCAATGAAAGttattcctatttttttttttttttttgggggggggggggggggcggtggTAAGATTTAACTTTTGGGATAAGAATGATGTGCCGGGCTACTACATTAACCTACCAGTTATTAAACTTTTTTACAGtcctgaatgagaaaataaagatCAAAGATTGCAGCGTAAAACAAATTTAGTTTCCAAATCAGTTGTTGTAAATATactttacaaaatgtgatttaattTTCATATATTTACTGTCTACTTAAATTTACTTATTCAATATTTCAGGGACTaccctaaaaaataataataataaaaatacattttatttataatgcactttacatttaaaacaaatatcagagTGCAAAAACTGACATGTAGTTTAGAATAACCACTAACCCACTAAAACTAGTTGACAAAGACAAAGTGCACAAGATGACACTTGGAAGGTCCGttcaataacaaaacacacaaccaGTCTCTAAGAAGAGAAAGCATAAGGCAGGGTTCAACACTTTTAAAAGCAGCTGACTTGCACATGAGGCATGCTCAGCCATGACTGTGCTATATTTAGCCGCGTGCCCAAaatgcagcatttaaaaaaataatcaactcgTAAAAGGGGGTGGTGGAGCATTATTGCTTGCCCCACAATGCACTCAGTAAGAcctaacctttatttttataacTCAAATTACCCACACAGAAATTTGACAAATAAATATTGGCATACAGCCATCTAACCCTCTCATTCCCCAACTTTGATGCACTTAAACATTCCTTATAACGCCACATGAGAAAGCCAGCTATTGACCCTCCAGTGTTTCCTTGTGTATCATTGTGCTAATGCTGGTCAGCTGACTCACACCGCTGCAATCCCATGcagtgtgtgcagagaaaaaaaaacatgagtgCAGAGTCCAGTCCTTCAGCAAGAAGGGCTACTTGCTCTGTCCTTACATAAGCCCAACTACAATCATCCCACTCCACAGCACACCTCTTTAAAGCTGTGCCACAGTGCTGTGAAAGACTGGAAGTGAAAACTTATGTGCAGTAATAACAAGTTAAGCCTTCTGTTTTATGCGTTGTATTTTTCATACAGTTGTAGTCAAGCATTCAGGTGAAAATTGTTAGTATGTCTGATATTGTCCTGCACTGAGGCTGTTTGAATATGTGGCTATGGACTTACACCTCATTAAGGAACATGAGATACAACTAACACGCACAGATACAACCACAGTCGACTCACAAATGAGCGCCTGCATCAACGTCTCTGCCTGAGCATTACACAATGTGTGCCTAAGTTCAAAGAATTGGCAACGGATGCAAGATGCCATTTCTctcattaaacagcagtgtaGTTTATAGTACATTTCACCATTGTGACAGCTTGAAATCTTGACATGTTTACCAAAACACTCAATGGAAGGGTGAATGTTTTGTTAAACTGAAAAggagattttttatttctttaatttagtgtttttgaatttttgtgaACAGCAATGAATTTTCCTCCTTTGTTGGGgacttttttgttgatttttaaaaatgtaatggtTCCTCGACCtattttttcatattgttgttttgcagaaatgtttgttttgttttattcaaacaTTCATTAGAATGGCATTTTATCTTATACGTTTGAATTGTTTTGAGTAACAAACAGACCTGTGGCTTGTTAAAAATATCTGTGTGGAACATTAAGATTTGTATTCGAGTACTCCCTGTTTTAGGAATCAGGGAATATTATGAAGCTCACCTCATCAGATGCAGACCGCAGACATTGCACGGCCGCTTGCTTCTTCATTTCCTCCAGGCTGAGGTCGGTTCCTCCTTTCCTCTTGCCCTTGCCCCATTTCTTCCCTGCTCCCTTCTCCCACCCCAAGATGTCATTTTCCTTTGAAACAGACAGAAATGCCAAGTTTTTATTGAAAGAAACACGATTTGCAAACTAGAGAAAAACTACACAACTTTTCtctcttaaaggggcagtattatgaaaaattcactttataatggtttttctaCAGTGATATGCATtattttagcctcattcagaggtccaaagttgaaaaagttctgcttcctccctcccttgttattacacattttgtgaaaagtcagctccaaatgggcgagttggattttcgCCCCAATATTACATCATaagggggaaactcctcctcctgacaatcctggctcctcctaccctacataataATGTGAGattgtgagctcctccctctaaaactacctcacaggtaaaacaaacactgttgtTTAATATAGATTATacattattgtcatatatgtaaagctacatacacaaaatgtgatcCAAAGTGCAGTGTGattgctcacaatcagttccattttagtagctgttatatcgcctttgacatgatctgaagTGTTTGTGACCAGATGCAACGCAGCGGTTGggcaaaacaaatgattatcaccctaaatggactattcctgcggtcagaagaggtgacgatgacaagaaagtgacttagcagcttaacactctggtgagtgtttgaaacgaCTGACTCAGATGACAGTTTAATCTGCTGCTGCCGCACACACTGACACCCTGAAGCAGTGTTtttgtcggactcacaatcataatattaacttaaatagccatgtgtttcactgtaatgtgcagttttttggctgaaagcAATAACAAGAGTgaggatagcaaaagaaaatcgctatggtgatcactgatcaccctccccaagagcgaggcatgaagtctgtctacagacacgcccactcatacatgtatgcatgaaggccccaaaacagcccgtttttacAAGAAGCatgaaattgacttttcagagggctaaaactccagaaaacaggtgtgtttgggaaaataaacctatgttgttggggttcttagaacaaatttagatgagtgaaaaatagcatcataCTGGACCTTTATTATAAGCTTTCTTCACCCTCCCTCATGAGCTACAATCACTAACAATCCCATTGAGAACAGGGTCCTACCTGGTCCTGCAGGTCGTAGTCATAGCTGTCATGCAGAAGAAGGCTGAGGACATAGCGGGTGTAGATCATGGCATCGATCCCGCACTTCTCCAGCTCCTGGCCAAGCCAACTTTGCACTGGACCCAGTGACTGGAGCAGGGACATCTCTGAGGCAGGCAAGGGTCCCACAAGAGGGTAGGGGCAGGAGAGGTTTTCAGGAGGAGCAGGACCGTCAGAATCGGTGCTCACTGGACGCATGGGAGCTCAGGTGTTGGCCATTCTCTTGAAAAGCAGCATCATGACTGTTGGTACGAGTGGACGTCGGTCAATGGAGAAGGATGTGGAGAGAGGTTGATGCAGAACCTTCCTGGAAGAGGGGGCTGTCACTCCAGCGGGATGCACAGAAGGGGCTCTACATGGGGAGGCATGtaggatgtttgacttttttatTGCTTTGAGCAAATAAAAGGGGAGGATTCTACTCATCAGGCATGACTACTGCTGCTGACAGATCTCAGCTGCTGAGCAATAACACAATGTGTTTGCATCTCAGTCACAGAGGTCCATTTTGGGCTACGCCTCACTTCACCGGCACAACCTGAAACAGAGCAAACAAATATGCATCAGTTCCTGCAGAACATTCCACATTTATATTGTAACACATAAAACTTAAACACACATAGTCTCTTTTTAAAGACAAACTGACAAAGTAACTATTTCACAGCCTTTAGAAATATCAGTAATTACAATGTCTCTGTTAGAGGCGGGACAATACACTGAGTTAATGGTGCAATACAATACAAACTAAGAGTTGAaaataactgattacaagtactcaagttactgtaatttagaTTGATACTGTttaagtatccataaaagcaactcaatcagtcattttacttgtacttaagtacattttaaaagtagtaatttgttacatttctaaaccaaaccgttactgagtacatTATTaatcttttaattaaaaatgatcaagtgatgttgtgaaactacaaaaaatgtgataaccaaacaataaaatgcatcacatcatagacgaccaaccagattaaatacACCgccccaaaacagcattgaatgttgGTTATTCTGAatgtaattcattggtgttagtatatttatttattttaagttgtacattttgacaaaccttttttgttatacagatgcctttgtggaaaataacttagttccaattgtgcaagatttagtctCTTCCTTTGTAAGTtgatacatgagatgtttactgtgtgcaaggggaccgtggcaagatttattaccaaaaataaatgtggggggtgaaattAACTagtttactttgagtactaatcaattgagctactttttacctgtatttgagtattttatgtatgacttacttgtacgtgagcacaatttcaatcaagtaatggtacttctacttgagtagaatatgtCAGTACTCGTTAAACCTCTGAACACTAACGGGTTTACGAGATAGATACGATATTTCGAAAAATGAAGagactaaaaaatattaatttattatttttcttatacttattaaatgaaaacatatttgACTGAGCTTTGTATAagcttttcaagtttttaactgaacataaaaaaataaaactaactaAGTCAAGACAAGTCATGCCATTCTAAAAGCAGGAACAAACAGCTGATATTAGCAGGATAAAATGAAGACAACAGGGAAAACATGAATCAGTGGCAAAGTTTACATCGGacctttaattcctctttaattcagaataaaagttaaatcctctttaaactgaccttataaacactttattcctaatgcaaatgtaattacgaattaaacttaaatccgaaatTAGGTGGATGGTTTAttttctagggatgtaacgattcactcaactcccgatacgattcgattcacgatgctgggttcacgatacgattctctcacgatttattttacaaaatgggactgtagacaaattttttttttgggaaaaaaactagaaaatactggactattttccttttatttttcattgtcaaaagaattccttgataaactattcaaaacaatgcaatttaactaaaaataaatcttgaatgaaataaataaaggaaaaatacaaatgaaaatgaagcctattaatttaaattctggttttataataaacaatgcaaaactgcataatagttctttttcttttaaaagtgcaactgaaaatgtattttgtgcctaaacaattggactttaaaaaaaaaaaaaaaaaccgtgattgcactgatttacgtcatatttgtttggaccagcagagggcgctggtaacacagtggtcggttggcatgcagatatctagcagtgaagaagagaagctatgctagcagacagagctaaaagaaaaacgtgacttttacagatattcaagtaatattacagatattctgtcggtgctaaaggggtaatgaatcatttattaacatatttacacgcctacacttgtggatagcaataaaaaaagtactgcgattcaattttcagaaaatcgatatcaaccgtgatacctatgaatcgatttttaactgccttacgattaatcgttacctCCCTATTCAACTGATGATTaaagaagaatgaaacaagctagaaacaaaattaattttctgatgaaattaaagactttaatctttcagaatctggtgtcagaatttagattgtcatagtacaaaatattctatgGGTTTTcagtgatgttgctaggtacGCCTCCTGTGTCCTGGACACATAAAAATCTAAAAGGATGCAGTAAATCCACTATCCATGCGTCCCAGGGACGCACCTCACTTTTCCcatgaaaaacaacacattgtgaaaaacaacttatgtttaaaatcacagtaactagcaaaagaaACCTAGCCGTCAGCTGACCCATTTACGCATTAACTTGATCCCATtgagtacatgctagtttagccaACTAGCCAGTTAACGcagatttaatttcaaaatgtttcctgggaccgcttattaagtgcaccagtcagaataatccatgtcactaaaatctaccttttaattgtatcttactttatttttgacatacgtttttgtttaattatgagttttttatgtattagcatttattttgtttcctcacaggagttaaaaactaaaattttctttaaaaaatgataaatattttttaaaaaaaacgtcatttaaaaaaataaagtggaaaacacggaatttggggGAAAACAAAACGGaattctggaagaaaaaaaacggaaattgtaaaaaaaataaaacacattttatagggccctaagtcAAAGATACAAACTTCTTATTAGTAAGCAGTAATGTTGCTAGGTACGATACATTGTGAACATcaacttatgtttaaaatcacagtaaccaGCAAAAGAAACCTAGCCATTAGCGGACCCCTTTACGCATTAAATCAGCGCAGACATGATCGCCATGAGTTTAGCCACTATAACAACAATCAGCCAGTTAACTAGCTGCTTACAATACACCACAAACATATCtgcatcatttcatttttctcaaCAGACTTTGCACTGTTAAGTTAAATTTTGCACTATAAGTTTCATAGTGATTGACtcagttcattttatttagttgatcttcagacaagaagattttggtgaaaatttattttttgactgtcatggtgatgagaatgttttgtttgtgttaaaatcagcacttttattgataatttattttgtacaacagacaccattttgttttcatttgaattgtatttgtttaatttcagatacattttgaacatacatgaatatatctgctaattatagccatatcataccaccattaagagagtttaacactacaatttaagaaatagaagaatataagaaaaacattttttttttattggggacCCATTGAATTTCCCAGAGACCCACTCAAATCACCACCTGTGGGTTCCGGGGACTCACTACATTTAAAACCTGTCAACATCactgggtctttaaaaattagtcaaaatgctctgaaacggctggcactgaaggggtagaaattttgaaaatggcaggcactgaatgagttaatcaaTGATCATGTAAGAGAAATCACACGTTTTGCAGTTTTTATGCTTCTTGAACTTATTCGTCACAAAAACATGGAagaatcaaacaaaacaaactcacGTGACCTTTTAAAAAGGAATTACTTCAATAAACGCTCAATAAGCAATATTGGTCAAATAAACACATATACAGTGCATTTATATCCAAATCGAGGTAAAACAACTTTCAACaaaatttaactttaaaaaagacaaacctaATCAAATTTTACAACAAATACAACTTCCTTGAATATGAAGCAAAATAACAGAacattactgtattttgtaaGTCATATTGCTATATATTTCCATACAATTTGTTTCCGTTGTTCTGTTTACATTAACAGCAGAGCAGATGGACAAAGCACAGCACTTCAAAGAGTAAAAACCAGAATCGGAGGTCTAAAAATTTTCTGAATCGATTTCGTCAGTTTATTCGATGAACCATTTTAGGCCTATGTAATAAAGCTATTTAATCTGCTATTGGCTAAAAAGTAATCCTAATGAAGAATCTGTTGATATATTGTGATTGCATTAAATAGTCACTACAACGTATACAGAGCGGGCTCTcagagcttttttttaattactgggTGTCTCACAGTTCTCACTCATCTTATCTGCtgtttcttccctttttctGAGAAGCTCTCCACCCAAGTTTAAATATGGTGGTTATTCAAGCTTGAGTTCAAATGTCCTATACAGATATACTTTGCATCAGCGTCTAATTACCCCAACAGGGATGGCTTTGCTCCGAGtacaaattacaggaaaaatattCATCTTTAGGTAAAGCAACAGAGTTTTAAATATCTGAATAAATGCCTTAAACTCTTGAAAATTCTCAGGGATTTCATTTTTAACACAGTTGTATAAATGTAGAAGTGTTTAAACTACAATCATCTTTTTcactactttttgttttattttcataattgtCCAGCAGGCTTTAGATCAAACAAAGTAAGTGGCTGctgagctaaaatgagtttgacgcctcCGGCCTACAATACCAAGTGTTATTTAAAAGCTATAATCCATTAGCACCCGTGTATGCTGTGCAGAGGGAGTCAGTATGATACACAGGCATAGCCACAGGCACACATGCAACCACACTTAtttgaacaaaaaacacaacacgcatgtttttattttaatcaaattggGGGAGGCAAGCTGAAACGTGCATGCATTGTTGTCGACTCGCaggtaaattttttttatttaagataAATTGCCTGAAAGTaatgtaaaaaatttaaattgccGCTCATAAGTTTATCACCACCGAGTAAAGACTGTTGAGATTTCCGcatttgttccaatattactgcaggtcccacataatacccaatttaaatttgaaaagcgcgTCTTGGAATCCGTctggaataaaatgttattactCATctcgacagtgtgtgtgagtatttattagtggaggacccaTACCAAGCATGACtaactaactacattcatcatcaccttcacatAATCAACAAATcgcttttagctttaaagtcaggttggaaaaaatataaaaacaaaccaacttgAGCTCACTTCATTCAATTATCCATGCCAGTGGTGCTCGTTATCACAATCCCCCTATGATGTGAAAAATTCCGATGTGAAAAATTCCTGATGAGAACCCTGGaacgcactcagcaatccatctaactgtgtgtACTAGGAAGTAGCAAAAGCAACGACTCCCAAAACGcgcattttaaaacaaaacaagtgaTAAAATACTTATCTCACAAATATGGAAAAACTGTATAGAAGGACACCATTTTAcggtactctatgaataatattaaaggtcccatgtcatgctatttttcactcatctccatttgttctaagtaGGATTGTgatgatatctcgatacggcgatgtATCGTGATATTTTtctgcacgatcgattatcgccAGGTatcgatttttaaaaaaaacctttatttgctttttcactaaaatgtgcaggtaggtcttcacagaaattttgtcactgtttgttgaaggaaccaatattttgtttactggaatattgtaCTATAGTGGTGTCagtggtaagaaagaccctattttttgtttacagaaagcactattggagatacttatttgtttacattggtatgttgacacttatttacagaaatgttgcattaaaatattgtatagtgaggtacccagaggttacCACCCCTAGTTCTAAGAgctctaaaaacatagtatttgaggtttattttcccaaacttgcctgttttccagagttttagcctctgaaaagtcactttctgagcaactctacacaaacaggctgatttgctgcctgcctatgcatattcatgagtgggcgtgtctatagacgggacacttacttcctcctccccacacggtgacgtGAGGCCaaaggacggcccgccctcatcccacccactccgtagcccagctcatgctgctttataaacgtgagacagagcgtgggggcggggcgttcgttGGTACATACATCgattgtagaaaatacatacatagtaCTGCGCTGAAATGATGCTGAAATGCGCACCTTTgagggcgtgtctgtttacatgtcaatc
This window of the Gouania willdenowi chromosome 18, fGouWil2.1, whole genome shotgun sequence genome carries:
- the kiaa0232 gene encoding LOW QUALITY PROTEIN: uncharacterized protein KIAA0232 homolog (The sequence of the model RefSeq protein was modified relative to this genomic sequence to represent the inferred CDS: inserted 1 base in 1 codon), translated to MRPVSTDSDGPAPPENLSCPYPLVGPLPASEMSLLQSLGPVQSWLGQELEKCGIDAMIYTRYVLSLLLHDSYDYDLQDQENDILGWEKGAGKKWGKGKRKGGTDLSLEEMKKQAAVQCLRSASDENSGIENLVEELCSKLKDIQNKQKEEKHIQKKCDGSQSPERAESPSSKDQVEMYYEAFPPLSEKPVCLQEIMTVWNKAKASTYSSSSSSAAPQTSTDTSSPKDCNSEGEAVKEQNQGAYNAMTPGMNERGQQRRSKKEKENRYHGGAAAEEKSIVHSKRQMRHRSEAKYRPRSWSSGSSEAGSSSSGNQGDYKSSRSKIVRIRPKSREAARNRRTRNSGQAKLQVKVVDKEERRNTGRSGSTGGAVKQPQLYKKGKRPLKEIHKDPGWVEAKESGVEARNKKEYMEEPLWYTEPITEYLIPFNSRQSKLETKYRSQVDSCDGFALAANIERLPERFQGICIANESYQRAYLAAGSFVDGHFVEGPGDTEESIAELPGTSSCPQPEDSRDLDDKHLSEFTHFYEVDIYQSMLDTSASESIQESRILNMIRQKSEEQRDVEAECCLVLDGLEQQGKSAIWANSQEASGSFGFLMEDLENMAHVWGCYSPSTSEDIDGESFVGESPVRLSPHDNASLTLSKLSGGLDEPLVSEATSEVAGINSSCFSLFELQYDSPTFPFPCDSLIVGQENNTDSSSCLDPHSNKQSRLLIWTKNSAFDETEHCSNLSTRTCSPWSHSEETRSDNEQGNAVAEDTVQIGNGDINSLLPPLSGTYLEDEILEFLQEDSGRKCKEVSVGTPSNQTLTKKSKLESVCGIALEGDESQQYSTGIFSDNINRQSEDYSSGIIKDIWMAIGKGKSALSRQQAEKLGEGQFEEDSGSFCCSCLEVQSKGVSIQAPQKRAVQRSEYHLWEGKKEEQDLAKNKLSKVDGAGDYMTPSKPWDPTSDRESTSFILGGVYGELKTLSGDKNWAVLPQRDNQGSLLQCAAATASSSTSDMLTITGTDVFMNTGSCFAPGHRPLWRPLVSIGQSDLTTRGGTDALNKGFSFIFHEDLLGSYGGLHTEEQGLEYPFASFSLNNPFSQVLHVECSFKPEDMASFSPGFKPKSVLCSDSENEAFNPRIYGINRTQYRAIRISPRTHFRPISASELSPGGVSDSEADTDKEEMSFPVLAPVDVFEDPQADLKPLEEDAECEGPYYGKSELESGKFLPRLKKSGMEKSAQTSLDSQEGSSTLLPIAEQEICPDCETAAAEPSAGGEMNTSVGRIQENTCTREKRSCLCPPSDPVPKYGIAYDNVGKVPEFPFDISGQRGTSNQQEECLWQSTLCXPPLSWISVYRQQQHLSSSDLARMTVAEDTFCSSSTDWTSTSKGSGSSQSWIKPRNI